The window CGGGGAGACCTTCACCACCGGCATGGGCGCCGGCTTCGTCCTGGTCCTTTTGGGCTCGGCCCTCGCCACCTACCGCGCCCCGGCCGAGCCGGCCCGAACCGCTGCGGAAGAGCTGGTGCGCTGACGGGGGAATGACGGCCATCGCTTAAGCTCGGCTCGCCATGCGCATCGACGCGATGCAGATGAGCGGCAAGAGCCTCGATCAGGCTCGGCCCGTGGCGTGGTGGATCTTCCCCACCCTGCCGCTGCTGGCCGCGGCCATCGCCTTCACCTGGACGCTGCACGGCCAGCTCCAGCGCATGTACGGCATGACCGGCTCCGCCTGGTATCTCGCCTACGACCAGCAGGTCGTCTGGAGCATCTCCGCCGGCCAGGGCTTCTACTCGAGCTTCGCCCGCGCCGATCTCCTCGGCCTTCACCTCGAGCCCATCCTCGTCGTGCTCGCCGCGGTCGAGAAGCTGTGGCCGAATCCCGCGGTCCTGCTCATCTTCTCCTCCGCCGGCCTGGCCGCGACCGGGCCGGCCGCCTACGTCTTCTTCCGCTCGCTCCTCCCAGACGAGCGGCCGGCGTCACCGTGGCTCGCCATCGCGCTGTCCGCACCCATACCTTTCTGGGCCGCCATCCAGGAAGCCTCCCGGGACTTCTTCCAGCCCGAGGACATGGCGATGGCGCTGGCGCTTCTGGCCGCGTGGGCGGGGATTCGTGGACGTCGGGTGGCGATGTGGCTCCTGTGCGTGCTCGTGCTCATGTGCAAGGAGGACCAGGTCTACACGGTGTTCGTCATCGGGCTGCTGATGGCCGGCCACGGAGCTCCCCACGTGCGCCGGCACTGGCGGTTCATCGTGTACCTGGCGGGCGCATGGTTCCTGATCGGCACCGGCGTCGTCCAGCAGCACCTCCTCGACCACGGCGATACCGACTTCGCGTACTACCGGTGGCTGGTGGGGCTCGACCCCTCCCTGCACCCCTCGCTCACCACGGTCCTCCAAGCCATCATCCAGCCGAGCGCGCTCCTGGTGGTCTCAGCCGTCATCGCCTCCATGTTCGCGCTGCCGCTGCTGGCGCCACGGTGGCTGCTGCTGGCCGTCCCACCCTATCTGGCCGCCGTCCTCAGCAGCCACACCCCGCAGGCGGCTCTTCAATTCCACTACGTGCTGCCGCTTCTGTTCCCGCTGCTCGTCGCGGGTGGCGCCGGCGCGCGCAGGTTCCTGGAGCTGCGTTCGATCCAGCCCGCCACCGCCCTGATCGCGATCCTGCCGGCCCTGATGCTGGGGTGGGGCACCGGACGTTGGCCGCCGGCGCTCGGGGCCGAGCCCAGTCTCTACTCGCAGCCGAACACCGTCGCCGAGCTCCAGAGCGCGACGTCGATGATCCCGGCCAACGCCCCTGTCTCAGCCGACGACGGCCTGGCCGTTTGGCTCGCGAACCGGCACACCATCAACGACTTCCCTGACCGGCTCGGCGGCGCGTGCTACATCGTCCTGGATCACCAGCCCTACATCGACGGACCGACCCGCCCGGCCGGGCGCCAGGCCGCCATCGACGCGATCCCCCAAAGCGGCCGGCAGCTGCTGTACGACGATGGCCGATTCCAGGTCTGGAGCCCTGTCGGGGACTGACTCCGTAGTCTTATCCCTCAATGGCGGTCGCAATCCGGGTCCGAGAGCGCCTCGATCAGCTGTTCAAGCAGCGGATCGTGATCTTCGACGGGTCGATGGGCGTCATGCTCCAGCGCAAGGGCCTTGCTGACGCCGATTTCCGCGGCGAGCGCTTCCGCAACCATCCGAAGCCGCTGCGGAACAACAGCGATGTGCTCTGCCTGACGCAGCCAGACCTGGTCACCAAGGTCCACCGCGAATACCTGGAAGCGGGCGCGGACATCATCACCACCAACACCTTCACCGCGACACGGGTGTCGCAGGCCGACTACGGGCTCGAGGACGTCGCGTACGAGATGAACCTCGAAGGGGCACGGCTCGCGCGCCAGGCGGCCGACGCGTACGAAAACCGATTCGTCGCCGGCTCCATCGGGCCGACCAACGTCACCCTGTCCCTCTCGCCCAAGGTCGACGACCCGTCGTATCGCGACGTCACGTTCGACCAGCTGCGGGAGGGATACGCCGAAGCCGCGCGCGGTCTCCGTGAGGGCGGGGTGGACATCCTGCTCATCGAGACGATCTTCGACACGCTGAACGCCAAGGCCGCCATCGCCGCGGTCAAAGAGGTCGCGCCGGAGCTCCCGCTCTTCGTGTCGGTGACCATCGTCGACCGCAGCGGCCGCAACCTGTCGGGCCAGACGGTCGAGGCGTTCTGGACGTCGGTCGAGCATGCGGAGCCGTTGGCCGCGGGCATCAACTGCTCGCTCGGGGCGACCGAGATGCGCCCCTACATCGCGGCGCTCTCACGCGTCGCTCCCGCCTACGTCACCTGCTACCCAAACGCCGGTCTGCCCAACGCCTTTGGCGGCTACGACGAGGAGCCGCCGATGACGAGCCGGCTGTTGAGGGAGTTCGCTGAAGCCGGCTTCCTCAACGCG of the bacterium genome contains:
- a CDS encoding DUF2079 domain-containing protein, which encodes MRIDAMQMSGKSLDQARPVAWWIFPTLPLLAAAIAFTWTLHGQLQRMYGMTGSAWYLAYDQQVVWSISAGQGFYSSFARADLLGLHLEPILVVLAAVEKLWPNPAVLLIFSSAGLAATGPAAYVFFRSLLPDERPASPWLAIALSAPIPFWAAIQEASRDFFQPEDMAMALALLAAWAGIRGRRVAMWLLCVLVLMCKEDQVYTVFVIGLLMAGHGAPHVRRHWRFIVYLAGAWFLIGTGVVQQHLLDHGDTDFAYYRWLVGLDPSLHPSLTTVLQAIIQPSALLVVSAVIASMFALPLLAPRWLLLAVPPYLAAVLSSHTPQAALQFHYVLPLLFPLLVAGGAGARRFLELRSIQPATALIAILPALMLGWGTGRWPPALGAEPSLYSQPNTVAELQSATSMIPANAPVSADDGLAVWLANRHTINDFPDRLGGACYIVLDHQPYIDGPTRPAGRQAAIDAIPQSGRQLLYDDGRFQVWSPVGD